A genomic stretch from Telopea speciosissima isolate NSW1024214 ecotype Mountain lineage chromosome 7, Tspe_v1, whole genome shotgun sequence includes:
- the LOC122666553 gene encoding uncharacterized protein LOC122666553: MKRATVMMDGLELLLYPEIPAFRPEWRMENISTTFFKCTKWQVEETTDPINCPYHYFCDSTYPGNYPPIVDIAVLILTVTSYLATLVITMLEISGCRGICFSQSTRRYWLPSGPVILPFILLVFAKGNRINTIFPLSCMGPSILQLVCISALAFENAADRNVKHALFEASMVSGILHASLYLDSIILPFYTGLEALVSSTLSGECVSCVCRKEVLHVGGRLLSYRGWSVTTFSVIGTLCSRIVCILSGEDRGRNALIKSLLESLGWILITMDSLYLMIHSPERSLESRTAFGGVFVLICLHILRKVGTLWSFLIASWASKEGYV; this comes from the coding sequence atgaaGAGAGCCACTGTGATGATGGATGGGTTGGAGTTACTACTGTATCCAGAAATTCCAGCATTTCGACCCGAATGGAGAATGGAAAATATCAGCACAACATTCTTCAAATGCACCAAATGGCAGGTGGAAGAAACAACTGATCCCATCAATTGTCCTTACCATTACTTCTGTGACAGTACTTACCCAGGAAATTACCCACCCATTGTGGATATTGCAGTACTCATCCTTACTGTAACTTCATACCTCGCAACTCTCGTTATTACCATGTTGGAGATCTCTGGGTGCAGGGGGATTTGTTTCAGTCAGTCAACAAGGAGATATTGGCTGCCTTCTGGCCCAGTTATCCTACCATTCATCCTCTTAGTGTTTGCAAAGGGCAACCGCATCAACACCATATTTCCTCTATCTTGCATGGGCCCTTCAATTCTCCAACTGGTTTGCATTTCAGCCCTTGCTTTTGAGAATGCAGCTGATAGGAATGTCAAGCATGCCCTGTTTGAGGCATCCATGGTTTCTGGAATCCTGCATGCTAGTTTGTACCTGGATTCCATCATCTTGCCTTTCTATACAGGGTTGGAGGCTCTTGTGTCATCAACACTTTCTGGGGAATGTGTTTCTTGTGTGTGCCGAAAAGAGGTTTTACACGTGGGAGGGAGGCTGCTTTCTTACAGAGGATGGTCAGTGACAACATTTTCTGTCATTGGTACTCTATGTTCGAGGATAGTCTGCATATTGTCAGGGGAAGACAGAGGAAGAAATGCATTGATCAAGTCACTGTTGGAAAGTCTTGGTTGGATCTTGATTACCATGGATTCCCTTTACCTCATGATACATTCCCCAGAAAGATCACTGGAAAGTAGGACAGCTTTTGGGGGAGTATTTGTATTAATTTGTCTTCATATCTTGAGAAAGGTCGGTACCCTGTGGTCTTTCCTAATAGCATCCTGGGCATCAAAAGAAGGATATGTTTAA